Proteins from a genomic interval of Lolium perenne isolate Kyuss_39 chromosome 1, Kyuss_2.0, whole genome shotgun sequence:
- the LOC127344559 gene encoding probable beta-1,4-xylosyltransferase GT43A gives MGTGAATPERLPKQRRGGYLWKKALLHFSLCFVMGFFTGFAPSSSSSWRSGGGGGGDPVPPHRVGDQLAASRVALNGNQRINLAPPSPDGAGGGGATVDVDDDGNDETGPRRMLIVVTTTRSGAGERRRRRPELLRLAHTLRLVRPPVVWVVVEPAADAPATAEVLRGTGVMYRHLAFRPEENFTTAAAEAHAQRNAALAHVEKHRLSGVVHFADAAGVYDARFFDEIRQIEAFGTWPVATMSAGEKKVVVEGPLCTASKVVGWFSRNFNDGTTRSVTYNAEVDLNPAGAAGTRAHTIDVSGFAFNSSILWDPERWGRPTSLPDTSQDSIKFVQEVVLEDRTKLKGIPSDCSQIMVWQYTMPSPASHKTSAPKTHHRR, from the exons ATGGGGACGGGGGCGGCGACGCCGGAGCGGCTCCCGAAGCAGCGGCGGGGCGGCTACCTGTGGAAGAAGGCGCTGCTCCACTTCTCCCTCTGCTTCGTCATGGGCTTCTTCACCGGCTtcgccccctcctcctcctcctcctggaggtccggcggcggcggcgggggcgacCCGGTGCCGCCGCACCGCGTCGGCGACCAGCTCGCCGCCTCCCGCGTCGCCCTCAACGGCAACCAGCGCATCAACCTGGCGCCGCCCTCGCCGGACGGCGCCGGCGGGGGCGGCGCCACGGTGGACGTGGACGACGACGGCAACGACGAGACCGGCCCGCGCCGGATGCTGATTGTGGTCACCACCACGCGGTCCGGGGCGGGGgagcgcaggcggcggcggccggagctGCTGCGGCTCGCCCACACGCTCAGGCTCGTGCGCCCGCCGGTCGTCTGGGTCGTGGTGGAGCCGGCAGCGGACGCGCCGGCGACCGCCGAGGTGCTAAGGGGCACCGGGGTCATGTACAGACACCTCGCCTTCCGCCCGGAGGAGAACTTCACCACGGCCGCCGCCGAGGCCCACGCGCAGCGCAACGCCGCGCTCGCCCACGTCGAGAAGCATAGGCTCTCCGGCGTCGTCCACTTCGCCGACGCCGCCGGCGTCTACGACGCCCGATTCTTCGACGAGATCCGACAGATCGA GGCGTTTGGCACATGGCCGGTGGCAACGATGTCCGCCGGAGAGAAGAAAGTAGTGGTGGAAGGCCCACTGTGCACTGCCTCAAAGGTAGTCGGTTGGTTCTCGAGAAACTTCAATGATGGTACCACCCGATCAGTGACATATAACGCGGAGGTTGACTTGAATCCTGCCGGTGCTGCTGGCACGCGAGCCCACACGATCGACGTATCAGGGTTTGCGTTTAACAGCTCTATTTTGTGGGACCCTGAGCGGTGGGGACGACCAACGTCATTACCGGACACTTCACAG gattccatcaaattTGTGCAAGAGGTGGTGCTGGAGGACAGGACCAAGCTGAAGGGGATCCCCTCCGACTGCTCACAGATCATGGTGTGGCAGTACACCATGCCGAGCCCCGCTTCTCACAAAACCTCTGCCCCAAAAACTCACCATAGAAGGTAG